The DNA window GTGCTACACGTACCCAGCATGATGAGCCATCTCCCGCTGGATCATGACGATTCCAGTGAAAATGCACTTTAATGGCACCATGTTTATTGACAAAAATTTCTTCACCAGGTGGTCCAACAACCGTCGCCAGTTCATCACCATCCGCCAGCGGCTTATAACGGTACGGCGGGCGCCAGTCATTTTTCCCCGGAATAAACGTAATATTATTCGTTAATGTTGTCCCTTCACCGGCAATGCCTGCGGCTTGTGGCTGAGAACCATAATGATTCACCGTGACAATCTGCCAACGATTATTCATGGTCGCAATGGGATGGGATTGCAGGGTAAAAATTTTACCGGGACGTAACTGGATACAATTGGTTTGTGCCGAACCCGATTTACTTTCGTTATTCAGTTGATTAAGGCGCACATCGCCCAAGGGTTTGCCTTCTTTGCTCCACGGAAAACGGCCATAACTTTCAAATACCGCATGACGCCCGCCCTGCGGTAACGTGGCCTGTGTCTGCAACGGCAGGGAAGGCCGCAGGTAATTGTAGTCTTTGTGAATATACTCATCCGGACAGAGGTATTCTGCGTACTGCCACTGCCAGGCGGTGGTATCTTTGTCATCGGTACTGGGCTGGACGTTGTAAGTCAGATTAAGATCCGCCGTCATCCCCAAATGGGAATCACTGAAAAACAGTTGTTCTTCTTCAAACCAGAAAGCAATCCCCTCTTCTGCCGCCAGCCGACACCAGAAGTCATAGGCAGATTCGCGTTTTTGCGTCGTGTATTCCCGTACCGGATGAAGCTGACTGTCTTCATAAAATTTGTTATCCGATTTAACACGGTGCTCTTTTAATAACTGTTTAAGAATATCCGGCACAGATTGGCGCTGAAACAGGCGGCTATCCTGATGAAGCGTCATTCGCCACATTTCAGGCCGGATAGTAAAAGAATAGTAAGTTTGCCTTCCGTCGGTATTACCCTGCGAAGCCCCTGCCACGATACCTTTAACGGTACGTTCTGCCTTACCGTTACGGGTTACCGTCAGAGAGGCATAGGTGCCAAGTTGATCGTTGAGTACCACATTATCAAGCTGACTGACTACCGTCAGAGACAAATGATAAAGCTGTGATAATCCTTCCTGTAAGTTGAAATTGACTACCTGAAAAGTTGTGCTCGATAACGCACCGATTTGACACGTAAAGACTAATCCATCCATTTTGCAGCTCCTCACATAATGGGACGATACCCTTGAAGCGGACAAGGCGATAAACGCCAGCGGAGATTGGAAGTATTCCCGATGACGGTCATTCGCATACGCATATCTTCGGTAAGACAGAACGGCAAAAACTGGTACAAGGCATTGGCAAACCGGAACAGTTCGCCCTGACCGGTATAAACAGATTCATCCAGTGTCAGTTCAATATGTACACAACGGTGAGGAATGCCACGGATAAGCCAATCACCCGGCTCAGATTGAATGGCTAAAATACCCGCAGCCATTCGCTTGATATCACGGTGGATATGGCGGTCAAGGTCAGCGTAAAAATCGTAATCGAGTAATAGCTGCTTTAGTGAAGAGACTGAATTCAACCAGAAACCATTTGCACCATAATGAGACAATAATTGCCAATATCGTGAAGAATCGGTCACGGGTGGGTAACTGGGGGCAGTAGGCGTAAGATTTCTGGCTTGCAAACTATCAGGAATATCCTCACTGGTATAACAGATGTCACCTTTCGCCAATGTCGGCAGTTCTGTTGCAAATGCGACAAAATGGCAGGTAAATTCCTGTTCCGGCGCTTTTTCCATCGGTCGGGCATAACGATCATAAAAAATCAGGGCATATTCCAAACGCTCCAGTAAATCGCGGGTGATATCCAACGCATAAAACCAGATTTCTTCATCAGCATGACGAAAAAAATGCGTGAATTCACTCATAGGATAAAACTGACATCGTTTACCACGTTCTTTACCCGGCTCATCTTTTAATGCAAGGTCAGTGATATGCAGTATTCCTTGCTGTGGTGGCAAAGGCAGCGGGTAACGGGCTGTATCTGGCGCAAAAGCGAGTGTCAGTTGTGACTCAGGTTCAAGATTCACCGCAGGAACACAATGGAGATGGAAAGCATCGGATAATTGTGCTTCAGACAAAGAAAGCACGTGATTCAATTTCAATATAACGCTGAACTGCCGGCTTTCCGTCATGGATAAACGGTGACACATGACGGTTGGTAAATTCAGCGTCAGGAAATGGTGTACATGAGGCAAATAAAGCGATTCCATCAATATTTGGGGTGCCCAGTTACCTTCTGCTGAAGTGGGTGATGGTGAGATTAAACGTGACGTGCCTGACATGGGTTCAAACCAGAGCGGTTCGGCAGGGTAAGTCAGCCCGTTTTGATGTAACTCCGCACCGATCAGAGTCTGGCACAATGCCTGCATCAAATTATCCGCAATGGCTGCGTCAGAGCTGAGAAACAGACTGATAGGACGTATAAGCCAGTGATCATCCCGGCCGGTATATTGAAAAGTCAGGGTAATACAACTGGTTTCTGCCTGATAAGTGATATTCCGTGCAACCAATATCAGAGGCTCAATATCACACGCCCGGCTTGTCAAAAATTTTGTGCCCGTACTACTTGATGAGACTTCTGAATACTTAGGCAAAGTAACAGTAATATCATCCCCTTCCGCTGCATTAAATTGAACGATACTTGTTGCAGGAATACCTTTGACAGGCAGCGCATTCAATCGTTGCAGTAAAGGCAGAGTCAGCTCAGGAAAGGCATCATCCACTTTTTGATGCACGCGAGCCATTAATGCTGAAAAGCCCTGATTGACTCTTTCGATATCAGGATCATATTCCCCTAAGATTTTGGCTAAATGAGGTTTTTCTTCACCAGATAATTTTCCAAGTTGCTTCAGGTAGTCCAATTCCCACTGATAATAATATTGAAAAAAATCCATACTTCCCTCCAATAAGCCCACACTAGACGGAATATTATGCTTAAATTTCAAGTTATTTTATTACTAATAAGATTTTTATATTTATTATTTAAATATAATCACTATAATAAGATAAATTATTCTTTTATTTTAAAGGAGTATATGAAGTTACATAGCATTAAAGATCAATAAAACAACAAATATAAACATATTGTTAACATTTATTATAATAGTTAAGTTATTTTACTTTATTCCTGCTATTTATCTGACTGAGTGTAAATTATAGTGCTGATTGTTTTGTTATTTTGAATGTTGTTGAAAAGGTGATTTGGTTAATGGTGATCCAGATTTTGGCCGCAGTTGCTGAAGCAGAGCGTGAGCGTATTCTTGAACGTACCCATGAAGGCCACCAATTTGCGAAAGAGGCAGGCGTCAAGTTTGGCCGTAAACCGCACAAAAGCACAGCCGAAGCCAATA is part of the Xenorhabdus cabanillasii genome and encodes:
- a CDS encoding type VI secretion system baseplate subunit TssF; amino-acid sequence: MDFFQYYYQWELDYLKQLGKLSGEEKPHLAKILGEYDPDIERVNQGFSALMARVHQKVDDAFPELTLPLLQRLNALPVKGIPATSIVQFNAAEGDDITVTLPKYSEVSSSSTGTKFLTSRACDIEPLILVARNITYQAETSCITLTFQYTGRDDHWLIRPISLFLSSDAAIADNLMQALCQTLIGAELHQNGLTYPAEPLWFEPMSGTSRLISPSPTSAEGNWAPQILMESLYLPHVHHFLTLNLPTVMCHRLSMTESRQFSVILKLNHVLSLSEAQLSDAFHLHCVPAVNLEPESQLTLAFAPDTARYPLPLPPQQGILHITDLALKDEPGKERGKRCQFYPMSEFTHFFRHADEEIWFYALDITRDLLERLEYALIFYDRYARPMEKAPEQEFTCHFVAFATELPTLAKGDICYTSEDIPDSLQARNLTPTAPSYPPVTDSSRYWQLLSHYGANGFWLNSVSSLKQLLLDYDFYADLDRHIHRDIKRMAAGILAIQSEPGDWLIRGIPHRCVHIELTLDESVYTGQGELFRFANALYQFLPFCLTEDMRMRMTVIGNTSNLRWRLSPCPLQGYRPIM
- a CDS encoding recombinase family protein, encoding MVIQILAAVAEAERERILERTHEGHQFAKEAGVKFGRKPHKSTAEANKMIAQKISMKEVMKKTGISRATYFRLKEMI
- the tssI gene encoding type VI secretion system tip protein TssI/VgrG gives rise to the protein MDGLVFTCQIGALSSTTFQVVNFNLQEGLSQLYHLSLTVVSQLDNVVLNDQLGTYASLTVTRNGKAERTVKGIVAGASQGNTDGRQTYYSFTIRPEMWRMTLHQDSRLFQRQSVPDILKQLLKEHRVKSDNKFYEDSQLHPVREYTTQKRESAYDFWCRLAAEEGIAFWFEEEQLFFSDSHLGMTADLNLTYNVQPSTDDKDTTAWQWQYAEYLCPDEYIHKDYNYLRPSLPLQTQATLPQGGRHAVFESYGRFPWSKEGKPLGDVRLNQLNNESKSGSAQTNCIQLRPGKIFTLQSHPIATMNNRWQIVTVNHYGSQPQAAGIAGEGTTLTNNITFIPGKNDWRPPYRYKPLADGDELATVVGPPGEEIFVNKHGAIKVHFHWNRHDPAGDGSSCWVRVAQGWNGNGFGFMAIPRIGQEVIVSYLNGDIDRPIVTGGTYNGRNRPPLNLPAEKTRTTFKTHTHKGEGFNELRFEDAKGSEEVFIHAQKDMNTKVLNNRTTQVLGNHTETVDDNQAVIVKKNKQEVVQQTSTKVVGLAKTLTVGQAYTINVGASMNTTVSISQNESVGMQKKVSVGQTLFISAGKVIELKCGNSTLRMDKDGKITIKGEEFLFEASGPVQIHGKDIDLN